One window from the genome of Serinibacter salmoneus encodes:
- a CDS encoding DUF4233 domain-containing protein: protein MSSAPAPQVPQSAPAAPRSARRLFSATVLSLEAFVVFFAALAAYGLAAVPTRHLIVVGSVAALACLVAAGALRWTAGYVLGWVIQAGLLVAGLMIPEMRVQFLIVAVVFALLWVIGLHLGARIDAERQERYLDELDHAGLPRPSR, encoded by the coding sequence GTGAGTTCCGCACCAGCGCCGCAGGTGCCGCAGTCGGCACCTGCGGCGCCCCGCTCCGCGCGCCGCCTGTTCTCCGCCACCGTCCTGTCGTTGGAGGCCTTCGTGGTGTTCTTCGCCGCCCTCGCCGCCTACGGTCTGGCTGCCGTCCCCACCAGGCACCTGATCGTGGTGGGCTCGGTGGCGGCGCTGGCCTGCCTCGTGGCGGCCGGCGCACTGCGCTGGACTGCAGGGTACGTGCTCGGCTGGGTGATCCAGGCAGGCCTGCTCGTGGCGGGCCTGATGATCCCCGAGATGCGGGTGCAGTTCCTGATCGTGGCGGTCGTGTTCGCGCTGCTGTGGGTGATCGGGCTGCACCTCGGCGCCCGGATCGACGCCGAACGCCAGGAGCGCTACCTGGACGAGCTCGACCACGCCGGTCTGCCACGCCCCAGCCGCTAG
- the ndk gene encoding nucleoside-diphosphate kinase: MTEIQRSLVLLKPDAVARRLTGEVLRRIEAKGYTITALQMRTADEALLAEHYAEHVGKPFYPPLVEFMSSGPLVALIVEGYRVIEGIRTLIGATDPTAAAPGSIRGDLAGDTGEKVQRNLVHASDSPESAEREIALWFAA; encoded by the coding sequence GTGACCGAGATCCAGCGCTCCCTTGTCCTGCTCAAGCCAGACGCCGTGGCGCGTCGCCTCACCGGCGAAGTGCTCCGTCGCATCGAGGCGAAGGGCTACACCATCACCGCCCTGCAGATGCGCACCGCCGATGAGGCACTGCTCGCCGAGCACTACGCCGAGCACGTCGGCAAGCCCTTCTACCCGCCGCTGGTGGAGTTCATGAGCTCCGGCCCGCTCGTGGCGCTGATCGTCGAGGGCTACCGGGTGATCGAGGGCATCCGCACCCTCATCGGCGCCACCGACCCCACCGCCGCCGCCCCCGGCTCGATCCGCGGCGACCTCGCCGGCGACACCGGCGAGAAGGTCCAGCGCAACCTCGTGCACGCCTCGGACTCCCCGGAGTCCGCCGAGCGCGAGATCGCGCTCTGGTTCGCCGCCTGA